Proteins co-encoded in one Sulfuricystis thermophila genomic window:
- a CDS encoding disulfide bond formation protein B: MSERLPRAWWLVFAAWLVAAGATLGALFFGEVMGIPPCLLCWYQRICMFPLALILPLGLISWDPRIVRYALPLAVIGLGVALFHQALVAGWVPKSLEPCARGVPCSKTVIEWFGFLTIPWLSIAAFAALVALLALAWREMRR; this comes from the coding sequence ATGAGCGAACGCCTGCCCCGTGCCTGGTGGCTGGTCTTCGCCGCCTGGCTCGTCGCCGCCGGTGCGACACTGGGCGCGCTGTTCTTCGGCGAGGTGATGGGCATCCCGCCCTGCCTGCTGTGCTGGTATCAGCGCATCTGCATGTTCCCGCTGGCGCTGATCCTGCCGCTCGGGCTCATCTCCTGGGATCCCCGCATCGTCCGTTATGCGCTGCCGCTCGCCGTGATCGGCCTGGGCGTCGCGCTGTTCCATCAGGCGCTGGTGGCCGGCTGGGTACCGAAAAGTCTCGAACCCTGCGCGCGTGGCGTGCCCTGCTCGAAGACCGTCATCGAGTGGTTCGGCTTTTTGACCATTCCCTGGCTGTCGATCGCGGCGTTCGCGGCGCTCGTCGCTTTGCTGGCGCTCGCCTGGCGGGAGATGAGACGGTGA
- the typA gene encoding translational GTPase TypA, which produces MSRALRNIAIIAHVDHGKTTLVDQLLRQSGTFRENQQVAERVMDSNDLERERGITILAKNCAIDWEGTHINIVDTPGHADFGGEVERVLSMVDGVLLLVDAVEGPMPQTRFVTRKALALGLKPIVVINKIDRPGARPDWVIDHTFDLFDKLGATEEQLDFPVVYASALNGYAMMASHTPGIDMRPLFEAILRHVPPPDVDSAAPLQLQICSLDYSPYLGRIGIGRIKQGHLQPGQQVAVMYGSEHRGTAKVGQIFVFKGLERESTQDAEAGDIVLVTGIEQVGIGVTLCAVDNPVGLPPILVDEPTLTMNFQVNTSPLAGREGKFVTSRQIRERLARELLSNVALRVKDTDNADVFEVSGRGELHLTILLENMRREGYELAVSRPRVVLHEVDGEKQEPYEMLTVDVEEAHQGGVMEELGRRKGELQDMQPDGKGRVRLEYRIPARGLIGFQGEFLTLTRGTGLMSHVFDEYGPWAGPLSDRRNGVLVSAEDGAAVAYALWKLQERGRMFVNPGDPVYEGMIIGIHSRENDLVVNPIKGKQLTNIRAAGKDEAVQLTPPIRLTLESAVEFIADDELVEITPKSIRLRKRFLKAHERKRAGREESSE; this is translated from the coding sequence ATGTCCCGCGCCTTACGCAATATCGCCATTATCGCCCACGTCGACCACGGCAAGACCACCCTGGTCGACCAACTGCTGCGCCAGTCCGGTACCTTCCGCGAGAACCAGCAGGTCGCCGAGCGGGTGATGGATTCCAACGACCTCGAACGGGAACGCGGCATCACCATCCTGGCCAAGAACTGCGCGATCGATTGGGAGGGCACCCACATCAACATCGTCGACACCCCGGGCCATGCCGACTTCGGCGGCGAGGTCGAACGCGTGCTGTCGATGGTCGACGGCGTGCTGCTCTTGGTCGATGCCGTCGAGGGGCCGATGCCGCAGACGCGCTTCGTGACCCGGAAGGCGCTGGCGCTGGGCTTGAAGCCGATCGTCGTCATCAACAAGATCGACCGGCCCGGCGCGCGTCCCGACTGGGTGATCGACCACACCTTCGACCTGTTCGACAAGCTCGGCGCCACCGAGGAGCAGCTCGATTTCCCAGTCGTCTATGCCTCGGCGTTGAACGGCTACGCGATGATGGCTTCCCACACCCCTGGCATCGACATGCGGCCGCTTTTCGAGGCCATCCTGCGTCACGTGCCGCCACCCGACGTCGACTCGGCAGCACCGCTGCAATTGCAGATCTGCTCGCTCGACTACAGCCCGTATCTGGGCCGCATCGGTATCGGCCGCATCAAACAGGGGCATTTGCAGCCCGGTCAGCAGGTCGCGGTAATGTATGGCAGTGAGCACCGCGGCACCGCAAAGGTCGGGCAGATCTTCGTGTTCAAGGGGCTTGAGCGCGAGTCCACCCAAGACGCCGAAGCCGGCGACATCGTGCTGGTCACCGGCATCGAACAAGTCGGCATCGGCGTCACGCTCTGCGCCGTCGACAACCCCGTGGGCTTACCGCCGATCCTGGTCGATGAACCGACGCTGACGATGAATTTCCAGGTCAATACGTCGCCACTCGCCGGTCGTGAAGGCAAGTTCGTCACCAGCCGTCAGATCCGCGAACGCTTGGCGCGTGAGCTGCTCTCCAACGTCGCGCTGCGCGTCAAGGATACCGACAATGCCGATGTCTTCGAAGTTTCCGGCCGCGGCGAGCTGCATCTGACCATCCTGCTCGAAAACATGCGCCGCGAAGGCTATGAGCTCGCCGTCTCCCGACCGCGCGTGGTGCTCCATGAAGTCGATGGCGAGAAGCAGGAGCCCTATGAAATGCTCACCGTGGATGTCGAGGAAGCCCATCAGGGCGGAGTAATGGAGGAACTCGGCCGCAGGAAGGGCGAGCTCCAGGACATGCAGCCCGACGGCAAGGGGCGCGTGCGCCTCGAATACCGCATTCCCGCGCGCGGGCTGATCGGCTTCCAGGGCGAATTCTTGACGCTGACCCGCGGCACGGGCCTGATGAGCCACGTCTTCGACGAATACGGCCCCTGGGCCGGCCCGCTCTCCGACCGCAGGAACGGCGTGCTGGTCTCGGCCGAAGACGGCGCCGCCGTCGCCTATGCGCTGTGGAAACTGCAGGAGCGCGGCCGCATGTTCGTCAACCCCGGCGATCCGGTCTACGAGGGCATGATCATCGGTATCCACAGCCGCGAGAACGACCTGGTGGTGAATCCGATCAAGGGCAAGCAGCTCACCAACATCCGTGCCGCCGGCAAGGACGAGGCGGTGCAGCTCACCCCGCCGATCCGGCTCACACTCGAATCGGCGGTCGAATTCATCGCCGACGACGAGCTGGTCGAGATCACGCCGAAGTCGATCCGGCTGCGCAAGCGTTTCCTGAAAGCGCACGAGCGCAAGCGTGCCGGCCGTGAGGAATCTTCTGAATAA
- a CDS encoding nucleotidyltransferase family protein, giving the protein MHPRFAVDETSLTQLCKAHHIRRLALFGSVLKGTDRPDSDIDLLVEFDPEAHPTLLDLAQIEIELSRALGGRKVDLRTAEDLSRHFRDEVVRTAQVQYVAR; this is encoded by the coding sequence ATGCACCCGCGCTTCGCTGTAGACGAAACGAGCCTGACGCAATTGTGCAAAGCGCACCATATCCGTCGGCTCGCCTTGTTCGGCTCTGTGCTCAAAGGTACTGACCGCCCCGACAGCGACATCGATCTGTTGGTCGAATTCGACCCCGAAGCTCACCCGACCCTTCTCGATCTCGCTCAAATCGAGATCGAACTGTCGCGCGCCTTGGGTGGCAGGAAAGTCGATCTGCGCACCGCCGAGGATCTGAGCCGTCACTTCCGGGATGAAGTCGTGCGCACCGCGCAGGTGCAGTATGTCGCCCGCTGA
- a CDS encoding Bax inhibitor-1/YccA family protein, whose translation MQPFDIVTQTSAESVVRQNRVLRNTYALLGLSMVPTVLGALLGIQMKFSFLAGSPFMAFLLFLGIAWGFMYGIERTKNSGMGVVLLLAFTFFMGLMLSRILQVALGFANGGSLIALAAGGTGAIFFVMAGIAATTKRNFSNLDKFLFAGVILLLLAMLANLFFQIPALALTISVLAIGIFSALILYDINRIVQGGEDNYISATLAVYLDIYNVFVSLLNLLLAFGGQRD comes from the coding sequence ATGCAACCGTTCGACATCGTCACGCAAACCTCTGCCGAATCGGTCGTCCGTCAAAACCGCGTGCTGCGCAACACCTACGCCCTGCTCGGCCTGTCGATGGTGCCGACCGTGCTCGGCGCCCTGCTCGGCATCCAGATGAAGTTCTCCTTCCTCGCCGGCAGCCCGTTTATGGCCTTCCTGCTGTTCCTCGGCATCGCCTGGGGCTTCATGTACGGTATCGAGCGCACCAAGAACAGCGGCATGGGTGTCGTGCTGCTGCTGGCTTTTACGTTCTTCATGGGCCTGATGCTCTCGCGCATCCTGCAGGTGGCGCTGGGCTTTGCCAACGGCGGCAGCCTCATCGCGCTGGCCGCGGGCGGCACCGGCGCGATCTTCTTCGTGATGGCCGGCATCGCCGCGACGACCAAACGCAACTTCTCCAACCTTGACAAGTTCCTCTTCGCCGGCGTGATCCTGCTGCTCCTGGCGATGCTCGCCAATCTGTTCTTCCAGATTCCGGCGCTGGCGCTGACGATCTCGGTGCTCGCGATCGGCATCTTCTCCGCGCTGATCCTCTACGATATCAACCGCATCGTCCAGGGCGGCGAGGACAACTACATCTCGGCGACGCTGGCGGTCTATCTCGACATCTACAACGTCTTCGTCAGCCTCTTGAACCTGCTGCTCGCCTTTGGCGGCCAGCGGGATTGA
- the map gene encoding type I methionyl aminopeptidase, protein MSVTIKTPEEIEKMRIAGRLAGEVLDYIEPFVKPGVTTDELDRLCHDYMVKVQGCIPAPLNYAPPGYVPYPKSICASVNHQVCHGVPNDRPLKKGDIVNLDITTIKDGWHGDTSRMFVAGGEAAASILARRLIRVTHECLWLGIAAVRPGAHLGDIGAAIQRHAEANGFSVVREFCGHGIGRKFHEEPQVLHYGKRGEGLRLEPGMVFTIEPMINAGKAAISELADGWTIVTKDRSLSAQWEHTVAVTETGVEVLTLSAGAPPNPLQS, encoded by the coding sequence ATGAGCGTCACGATCAAGACCCCAGAAGAAATCGAAAAGATGCGCATCGCCGGCCGGCTCGCCGGTGAGGTACTCGACTACATCGAGCCTTTCGTGAAACCCGGTGTCACCACCGATGAGCTCGACCGGTTGTGCCATGATTACATGGTCAAGGTGCAGGGCTGCATCCCCGCCCCGCTCAACTACGCGCCGCCCGGCTATGTGCCATACCCGAAATCGATCTGCGCCTCGGTCAATCATCAGGTCTGTCATGGCGTGCCCAACGACCGCCCGCTCAAGAAAGGCGATATCGTCAATCTCGACATCACGACGATCAAGGACGGCTGGCATGGCGACACTTCCCGCATGTTCGTCGCGGGCGGGGAGGCCGCCGCCTCGATCCTCGCCAGGCGGCTGATCCGCGTCACCCACGAGTGCCTCTGGCTCGGCATCGCGGCAGTGCGTCCGGGCGCGCACCTGGGCGACATCGGCGCGGCGATCCAGCGCCATGCCGAAGCCAATGGCTTTTCGGTGGTGCGCGAGTTCTGCGGCCACGGCATCGGCCGCAAGTTCCACGAAGAACCGCAGGTGCTCCATTACGGCAAGCGCGGCGAGGGTCTGCGCCTGGAGCCCGGCATGGTGTTCACCATCGAGCCGATGATCAATGCCGGCAAGGCCGCGATCTCCGAATTGGCCGATGGCTGGACGATCGTCACCAAGGACCGCAGCCTCTCCGCGCAGTGGGAGCACACCGTCGCGGTCACCGAGACCGGCGTCGAGGTGCTGACATTGTCGGCGGGCGCGCCGCCCAATCCTCTCCAGTCCTGA
- a CDS encoding HepT-like ribonuclease domain-containing protein → MSPADRWRILHMVEAAEQALAFVRNRQRTDLEADPMRRLALTRAIEILGEAAAQVSDSARIELDDIPWPQIVGMRNRLVHAYFDINLDILWDTVHLALPPLIARLKPAIAHASPDLD, encoded by the coding sequence ATGTCGCCCGCTGACCGCTGGCGCATCCTGCACATGGTCGAGGCTGCGGAACAGGCGCTGGCTTTTGTACGCAATCGCCAGCGCACGGACTTGGAGGCCGATCCGATGCGACGTCTTGCACTCACCCGTGCGATCGAGATCCTGGGCGAGGCCGCCGCCCAAGTAAGCGACTCTGCTCGAATCGAGTTGGACGACATCCCCTGGCCACAGATCGTCGGTATGCGCAACCGGCTGGTTCATGCCTATTTCGATATCAATCTCGACATCCTCTGGGATACCGTCCACCTGGCTTTGCCGCCGCTGATCGCAAGACTCAAACCGGCAATCGCACATGCATCGCCCGATCTCGATTGA
- the rpsB gene encoding 30S ribosomal protein S2 produces MSTTMRQMLEAGVHFGHQTRFWNPKMAPFIFGHRNKIHIINLEKTLAKYNEAMDFLKKLSAKKGTVLFVGTKRQAREIIAEEAQRAGMPYVDERWLGGMLTNFKTVKQSLKRLKEMEQMVEDGTLEKMNKKEGLMLTRELAKLQKSLGGIKDMAALPDALFVIDVGYHKIAVTEANKLGIPIVGVVDTNHSPIGIDYVIPGNDDSSRAIRLYARGAADAILEGRNQAIDEVVQQLAGDDEFVEVAEEETEE; encoded by the coding sequence ATGAGCACCACCATGCGCCAGATGCTGGAGGCCGGCGTGCATTTCGGCCACCAGACGCGTTTCTGGAACCCCAAGATGGCCCCATTCATTTTCGGCCATCGCAACAAGATCCACATCATCAACCTCGAAAAGACCCTCGCCAAGTACAACGAGGCGATGGACTTCCTCAAGAAGCTGTCGGCGAAGAAGGGTACCGTGCTGTTCGTCGGCACCAAGCGCCAGGCGCGCGAGATCATTGCCGAGGAAGCGCAACGTGCCGGCATGCCCTATGTCGATGAGCGTTGGTTGGGCGGCATGCTGACCAACTTCAAGACCGTCAAGCAATCATTGAAGCGTCTCAAGGAAATGGAGCAGATGGTCGAGGATGGCACGCTCGAGAAAATGAACAAGAAAGAAGGCTTGATGCTGACGCGTGAACTTGCCAAGCTGCAAAAGAGCCTCGGTGGCATCAAGGACATGGCGGCGTTGCCGGATGCGCTGTTCGTCATCGACGTCGGCTATCACAAGATTGCCGTCACCGAAGCCAACAAGCTCGGGATCCCGATCGTCGGTGTCGTCGATACCAATCACAGCCCGATCGGCATCGACTACGTGATCCCGGGCAACGACGACTCCTCGCGCGCGATCCGTCTCTATGCGCGCGGCGCCGCGGATGCCATTCTGGAAGGCCGGAATCAGGCGATCGACGAGGTGGTGCAGCAGTTGGCCGGCGACGATGAGTTCGTCGAGGTCGCGGAAGAAGAAACGGAAGAGTGA
- a CDS encoding [protein-PII] uridylyltransferase has protein sequence MAKPCPAPSSDLIAFCRDQLRTQREALQQRYLAGGHPAALLHGTARLIDRVLRHLWRTAGMDRQLALVAVGGYGRGELYPASDVDLLILLPEDAGENHTPQLESLIGMLWDIGLEIGHSVRSIGECLSEASRDITIQTALLEARFLCGDRALYERFHTAFATQLEPLAFFRAKRLEQEERYAKYQDTPYALEPNCKEHPGGLRDLQIILWVGRAATGAIGWQALARQGIVSALEARQLAGTENFLRRVRIALHLIARRREDRLLFDHQEALAKSLGIAATTHRRASEVLMQRYYRNAKRITQLNTLILLDLAARLEQRRAVAPIAIDADFQIDQNLLDIRSDDLFERQPAALLKSFLLLSQRPELKGMTARTLRALWHARRHIDAAFRRDAANRASFLALFKTQRGLTHQLRRMNQFDLLGAYLPAFGRIVGRMQHDLFHVYTVDQHILQVVRNLRRLSLPEFAHEYPEHSRLMAEFPDRWRLYVAALFHDIAKGRGGDHSQLGMRDARRFCRAHGISRDDTALIVFLVEHHLTMSLFAQKRDLTDPEVIRRFAALVGTEERLTALYLLTVCDIRGTGPKVWNPWKAKLLEDLFRLTRPLLTGESRISSGGVEERQEEARGKLRLRGLRSGIEDALWREFDTAYFLRHDSDEIAWHTQQLYHRPAPDTPLVRARMNPAGAGLQVMIYVRDQPALFARICGFFARLGFTIVDAKIHTTRHGYALDSFALLDPEHQMPYRDMLSFIEHELADELTRLPPLSSPPQARLSRRVRHMPLAPEVSIRIDENGRHHLLSIVAADRTGLLYAIALVLARHGITVHGAKIMTLGERVEDTFLISGAELGQTASLVQLEQELLETLKI, from the coding sequence TTGGCAAAGCCCTGCCCCGCCCCTTCAAGCGATCTGATCGCCTTCTGTCGCGACCAGTTGCGGACGCAACGCGAGGCATTGCAGCAGCGCTATCTCGCCGGCGGCCACCCCGCCGCCCTGCTCCACGGCACCGCCCGGCTGATCGACCGTGTGCTGCGCCACCTCTGGCGGACCGCCGGGATGGACCGGCAGTTGGCGCTCGTCGCCGTCGGCGGCTACGGACGCGGCGAGCTCTACCCGGCATCGGATGTCGATCTCTTGATCTTGCTGCCGGAGGATGCCGGCGAGAACCATACGCCGCAACTGGAATCGCTCATCGGCATGCTCTGGGACATCGGCCTCGAAATCGGTCACAGCGTGCGCAGCATCGGCGAGTGCCTGAGCGAAGCCTCGCGCGACATCACGATCCAGACCGCGCTGCTCGAAGCGCGCTTCTTGTGCGGCGACCGCGCACTGTACGAGCGCTTTCACACCGCCTTTGCCACGCAGCTCGAGCCGCTGGCCTTTTTTCGGGCGAAACGCCTCGAACAGGAAGAGCGTTACGCGAAATATCAGGACACGCCCTACGCGCTGGAACCGAACTGCAAGGAACATCCCGGCGGCCTGCGCGACCTGCAGATCATCCTCTGGGTCGGGCGCGCGGCGACCGGGGCCATCGGCTGGCAGGCGCTCGCCCGCCAAGGCATCGTCTCGGCGCTCGAAGCACGACAACTGGCGGGCACGGAAAACTTCCTGCGCCGCGTGCGGATCGCTTTGCACCTGATCGCCCGCCGGCGCGAAGACCGCTTGTTGTTCGACCATCAGGAAGCACTCGCCAAAAGTCTTGGAATCGCCGCCACCACCCACCGCCGCGCTTCCGAAGTCCTGATGCAGCGCTATTACCGTAACGCCAAGCGCATCACGCAGCTGAACACGCTAATCCTGCTCGATTTGGCCGCCCGGCTGGAGCAACGCCGCGCCGTTGCCCCCATTGCCATCGACGCCGATTTCCAGATCGATCAGAATCTGCTCGACATCCGCAGCGACGACCTCTTCGAACGCCAGCCGGCAGCATTGCTGAAGAGCTTTTTGCTGCTCTCCCAGCGTCCGGAACTGAAAGGCATGACGGCCCGCACACTGCGCGCCCTGTGGCATGCGCGGCGGCACATCGATGCCGCGTTCCGGCGCGATGCGGCCAACCGCGCCAGCTTCCTCGCGTTGTTCAAGACGCAACGTGGGCTGACCCACCAGCTGCGGCGCATGAACCAGTTCGACCTCCTCGGCGCCTATCTGCCCGCCTTCGGCCGCATCGTCGGGCGCATGCAGCACGACCTGTTCCATGTCTATACCGTCGATCAGCACATCCTGCAGGTGGTGCGCAACCTGCGCCGCCTCTCGCTGCCCGAATTCGCCCACGAATATCCCGAACACTCGCGCCTGATGGCGGAGTTCCCGGACCGCTGGCGGCTTTATGTCGCCGCACTGTTCCACGACATCGCCAAGGGGCGCGGTGGCGATCATTCGCAGCTCGGCATGCGCGATGCGCGTCGCTTCTGTCGCGCTCACGGCATCAGTCGGGACGATACGGCGCTGATCGTCTTCCTCGTCGAGCATCATCTGACGATGTCGCTGTTTGCACAAAAACGCGACCTCACCGATCCCGAGGTGATCCGCCGCTTCGCTGCACTCGTCGGCACGGAAGAGCGGCTGACCGCGCTGTATCTGCTCACCGTCTGCGACATCCGCGGTACCGGGCCGAAAGTTTGGAACCCCTGGAAGGCCAAATTGCTCGAGGATCTCTTCCGGCTGACGCGACCATTGCTGACCGGGGAGAGTCGTATCTCGTCAGGCGGTGTGGAAGAACGCCAGGAGGAGGCGCGCGGCAAGCTGCGACTGCGTGGCCTGCGCTCCGGCATCGAGGACGCCTTGTGGCGCGAATTCGATACCGCCTACTTCCTGCGCCACGACAGTGACGAAATCGCCTGGCACACCCAGCAGCTCTACCATCGGCCGGCGCCGGACACTCCTTTGGTCCGTGCGCGCATGAACCCGGCGGGTGCCGGCCTGCAAGTGATGATCTATGTGCGCGACCAGCCGGCGCTATTCGCGCGCATCTGCGGTTTCTTTGCCCGTCTGGGCTTCACGATCGTCGATGCCAAGATTCACACCACCCGCCACGGCTACGCGCTCGACAGCTTCGCGCTGCTCGATCCGGAGCATCAGATGCCTTACCGCGACATGCTGAGCTTCATCGAACACGAACTCGCCGACGAGCTCACACGGCTGCCGCCGTTGTCATCGCCGCCACAAGCGCGCCTGTCGCGCCGGGTGCGGCATATGCCGCTCGCGCCGGAAGTTTCGATTCGCATCGACGAAAATGGCAGGCATCATCTGCTGTCGATCGTCGCCGCCGACCGCACCGGCTTACTCTATGCGATCGCTCTGGTGCTGGCGCGGCATGGCATCACGGTGCATGGCGCCAAGATCATGACGCTCGGCGAACGCGTCGAGGATACGTTCCTGATCAGCGGCGCGGAACTCGGCCAAACCGCCTCGCTGGTGCAGTTGGAGCAGGAGTTGCTCGAAACGCTGAAGATCTGA
- the tsf gene encoding translation elongation factor Ts produces MAEITASMVKELREKTDAPMMECKKALSEAGGDMAKAEEILRVKLGNKATKAATRIAAEGVIGMYLAADGKLGAMVEVNSETDFVAKNDEFVALAKNCAELVATQNPADVAALSALPLGDGTVESTRAALVGKIGENMTIRRFVRMEAKGKLAAYVHGGSKIGVLVDVSGGDDQMAKDIAMHIAASKPKALDASGVPAELLDTERRIAIEKAREAGKPEAMLEKIAEGTVQKFLKDVTLLGQVFVKAEDGKQTIGELLKSKGATVNAFTLYIVGEGIEKKQSDFAAEVAAQAAAAKK; encoded by the coding sequence ATGGCTGAAATTACCGCGAGCATGGTCAAGGAGCTGCGCGAGAAGACCGACGCGCCGATGATGGAATGCAAGAAGGCGCTCAGCGAGGCGGGCGGCGACATGGCCAAGGCCGAGGAGATCCTGCGCGTCAAGCTCGGCAACAAGGCAACCAAGGCGGCGACCCGCATCGCCGCCGAGGGGGTCATCGGCATGTATCTGGCCGCCGACGGCAAGCTGGGCGCGATGGTCGAAGTGAACTCCGAAACCGATTTCGTCGCCAAGAACGACGAGTTCGTTGCGCTGGCAAAGAATTGTGCCGAGCTCGTCGCGACGCAGAACCCTGCCGATGTCGCAGCGCTTTCTGCACTGCCGCTGGGCGATGGCACGGTCGAATCGACGCGTGCCGCCCTGGTCGGCAAGATCGGCGAGAACATGACGATCCGCCGCTTCGTGCGCATGGAGGCGAAAGGCAAGCTCGCTGCCTATGTGCATGGTGGTTCGAAGATTGGCGTGCTGGTCGATGTCAGTGGCGGTGATGATCAGATGGCCAAGGACATCGCGATGCACATTGCCGCCTCCAAGCCCAAGGCGCTGGATGCCTCCGGCGTGCCGGCCGAACTCTTGGACACCGAGCGGCGCATTGCGATCGAAAAGGCGCGCGAGGCCGGCAAGCCCGAAGCGATGCTCGAGAAGATCGCCGAAGGCACGGTGCAGAAGTTCCTCAAGGACGTCACGCTGCTGGGTCAGGTGTTCGTCAAGGCCGAGGACGGCAAGCAGACCATCGGTGAGCTGCTGAAGAGCAAGGGCGCGACGGTCAACGCCTTCACGCTCTACATCGTCGGCGAAGGGATTGAAAAGAAACAGTCCGACTTCGCTGCCGAAGTGGCCGCCCAGGCTGCCGCCGCCAAGAAGTAA
- a CDS encoding S-methyl-5'-thioinosine phosphorylase: protein MLAVIGGSGLTQLASLEVLRREVVRTPYGEPSGVLTFGRIGKQEVVFLPRHGYGHTIPPHRVNYRANLWALVKAAGAENIVSVASVGGIRADLGPGSLVVPHQIIDYTWGRPHTFFDGGEAPVVHVDFTEPYDRALRERLLCAADAVGLTVSGAAVYAATQGPRLESAAEIERLARDGADVVGMTGMPEAGLARELETPYAAICAVANWAAGRGDSKTAISFAQLEAVLEEALIKVRRVIEHMCESGFAG from the coding sequence ATGTTGGCAGTCATCGGCGGCAGCGGCCTCACGCAGCTGGCGAGTCTCGAAGTGCTGCGCCGCGAAGTGGTGCGCACGCCTTATGGCGAGCCTTCGGGGGTGCTCACTTTCGGCCGCATCGGCAAGCAGGAGGTGGTTTTTCTGCCGCGCCACGGGTATGGTCATACGATTCCGCCGCACCGCGTCAACTACCGCGCCAACCTCTGGGCGCTGGTCAAGGCCGCGGGTGCCGAGAACATCGTCTCGGTGGCCTCGGTCGGGGGCATCCGCGCCGACCTGGGCCCGGGTTCGCTCGTGGTGCCGCACCAGATCATCGATTACACCTGGGGGCGGCCGCATACCTTCTTCGATGGCGGCGAAGCGCCCGTGGTGCACGTCGATTTCACCGAGCCGTACGACCGTGCCTTGCGCGAACGGCTGCTGTGCGCCGCCGATGCAGTCGGCTTGACGGTGTCCGGCGCAGCGGTGTATGCCGCGACCCAAGGCCCGCGTCTGGAGAGCGCGGCGGAGATCGAGCGGCTGGCGCGCGACGGCGCCGATGTCGTCGGCATGACGGGGATGCCCGAGGCAGGGCTGGCGCGCGAGCTGGAAACCCCTTACGCAGCGATCTGTGCGGTGGCGAACTGGGCGGCCGGGCGCGGCGATTCGAAAACGGCGATCAGTTTCGCTCAGCTCGAGGCGGTGCTGGAAGAAGCGCTGATCAAGGTGCGGCGGGTGATCGAACACATGTGTGAGTCCGGATTCGCCGGCTGA